The Pseudosulfitobacter pseudonitzschiae genome includes a region encoding these proteins:
- a CDS encoding LysE family translocator, with translation MTLQWSDLLLYCSALLILFLTPGPVWLALMARGLSGGFSAAWPLALGVAIGDIVWPLVAILGISWILSVFDTFMLVLRWIACGVFVVMGAMLIRHADAAISADSRLTRPGMMAGFLAGILAILGNPKAVLFYMGVLPGFFDLRAVTWVDVLLIVGASVLIPLVGNLTMAAFVGRVRTFITTSGALRRINIGAGALLILVGLALPFV, from the coding sequence ATGACGCTTCAGTGGTCCGACCTGTTGCTGTATTGCAGCGCGCTGTTGATCCTGTTCCTGACGCCGGGTCCGGTGTGGCTGGCGTTAATGGCACGCGGCCTGTCAGGCGGGTTTAGCGCTGCTTGGCCGCTAGCGCTTGGCGTAGCGATTGGCGATATCGTCTGGCCGTTGGTCGCGATTCTGGGCATCTCTTGGATATTGTCGGTGTTCGACACTTTTATGCTGGTGCTGCGGTGGATTGCCTGCGGCGTGTTCGTCGTCATGGGGGCCATGCTGATCCGCCATGCCGATGCTGCCATCAGCGCTGACAGCCGCCTGACCCGCCCCGGCATGATGGCCGGATTTCTGGCCGGTATCCTTGCGATTCTGGGCAACCCAAAGGCGGTGTTGTTCTACATGGGCGTCTTGCCCGGCTTTTTCGATCTGCGCGCGGTGACGTGGGTCGACGTGCTTTTGATCGTCGGTGCATCGGTTCTGATCCCGCTTGTCGGCAATCTGACGATGGCTGCTTTTGTCGGGCGTGTGCGGACGTTTATCACCACCTCGGGCGCCCTGCGGCGAATCAATATCGGGGCCGGTGCGCTGCTGATTCTGGTGGGGTTGGCCCTGCCCTTTGTCTAG
- a CDS encoding YciI family protein → MLIALIATDREGALDVRKANRDNHLAYIEKTGVVAQAGPLLDGSGQMAGSLVILSVDSMADAQLWADNDPYALAGLFADVKLIEWKKVIG, encoded by the coding sequence ATGCTGATCGCATTGATTGCCACAGACCGAGAGGGCGCGCTGGACGTGCGCAAGGCCAATCGGGACAACCACTTGGCTTATATTGAAAAAACTGGCGTTGTGGCTCAGGCTGGCCCGTTGCTGGATGGCAGTGGTCAGATGGCTGGATCGCTGGTGATCTTGTCGGTGGACAGCATGGCAGACGCGCAATTGTGGGCCGACAACGACCCCTATGCGCTGGCCGGTTTGTTTGCCGACGTCAAACTGATCGAATGGAAAAAGGTTATTGGCTGA
- a CDS encoding heme biosynthesis protein HemY yields the protein MIWSLVKIILFVCAVAAVALGAGYLLESQGGIQVVVAGTEFTLGPLESVMALVLLVLAVWLLIKIVGALIAVWHFLNGDETAITRYFARNRQSKGFDALAEGMMALASGEGRLAMTKAAKAERYLKRPELTDLLTAQAAEMSGDRRKAEETYRKLVKNEQTRFVGVRGIMKQKLAEGDTATALELAKKAFALKPRHTETGDVLLKLQAQSSDWSGARTTLHTKLKAGALPRDVHKRRDAVLALSEAKQVFKADQSIEARESAIEANRLSPDLIPAAVMAAQSYIQQGNKKYATRVLKKAWEASPHPDLAATFAAIEPEETAAARLKRFQTLTKLHREHSETRMLLAELHIANEDFPQARRDLGDLFETDPTARVATLLAAIERGEGAPDNVVKGWLTRALTVPRGPQWVCENCLHIHANWQPVCENCESFDTLAWIKPPMAEVAMPGSIGMLPMIVGNPEPQTDPKADLNMIEDAELLESDAADDPVSDQKQT from the coding sequence ATGATCTGGTCACTGGTTAAAATTATTCTGTTCGTTTGCGCCGTCGCTGCCGTTGCCTTGGGCGCGGGATATCTGCTGGAAAGTCAGGGGGGTATTCAGGTTGTCGTTGCAGGCACCGAATTCACGCTGGGACCGCTCGAATCCGTCATGGCGCTGGTGCTTTTGGTGCTGGCCGTCTGGCTGCTGATCAAGATTGTCGGCGCTTTGATTGCAGTCTGGCATTTCCTGAACGGAGACGAGACAGCCATCACCCGCTATTTCGCCCGCAACCGGCAAAGTAAAGGCTTTGACGCGCTGGCCGAGGGGATGATGGCGCTGGCGTCTGGCGAAGGGCGCCTGGCGATGACCAAGGCCGCCAAAGCCGAGAGATACCTCAAGCGCCCCGAACTGACCGACCTTCTGACCGCGCAGGCCGCCGAAATGTCGGGCGACCGTCGCAAGGCCGAGGAAACCTATCGCAAATTGGTGAAAAACGAACAGACCCGTTTTGTCGGCGTGCGCGGCATCATGAAGCAAAAACTGGCCGAGGGGGACACCGCCACGGCGCTGGAACTGGCCAAGAAAGCCTTTGCGCTGAAACCGCGCCACACGGAAACGGGCGATGTGCTGTTAAAGCTGCAGGCACAATCTTCGGATTGGTCCGGCGCGCGCACCACACTGCACACGAAGTTGAAAGCAGGCGCGCTGCCCCGCGACGTTCACAAGCGTCGCGATGCCGTGCTTGCCTTGTCCGAGGCCAAGCAGGTGTTCAAGGCTGACCAGAGCATCGAAGCCCGTGAATCCGCAATCGAAGCCAACCGCCTGTCGCCCGACCTGATCCCAGCTGCGGTCATGGCCGCGCAAAGCTATATCCAGCAGGGCAACAAGAAATACGCGACCCGCGTGCTGAAAAAAGCGTGGGAGGCATCGCCGCACCCCGATCTGGCTGCAACCTTTGCCGCGATCGAACCCGAGGAAACCGCGGCTGCACGGCTCAAACGGTTTCAGACACTGACCAAGCTGCATCGCGAACATTCTGAAACGCGGATGCTGCTGGCCGAGTTGCACATCGCGAATGAGGATTTTCCGCAAGCGCGCCGCGATCTGGGCGATCTGTTCGAAACCGATCCGACTGCGCGTGTCGCGACCCTGCTGGCCGCAATCGAGCGTGGGGAAGGTGCCCCTGACAATGTGGTCAAAGGCTGGTTGACCCGTGCCCTGACAGTGCCACGCGGGCCGCAGTGGGTCTGCGAGAACTGCCTGCACATCCATGCAAACTGGCAACCCGTCTGCGAGAACTGCGAAAGCTTTGACACGCTGGCGTGGATCAAGCCGCCGATGGCCGAAGTTGCCATGCCAGGCAGCATTGGAATGCTGCCGATGATCGTCGGCAACCCCGAGCCGCAGACCGACCCCAAGGCTGATCTGAACATGATCGAGGATGCCGAGTTGTTGGAATCTGACGCTGCGGACGACCCCGTATCGGATCAGAAACAGACCTGA
- a CDS encoding DUF2853 family protein, with product MGKRDDLIAQYADDLKNKCGMTPDMDLLTKVTIGCGPAIYNADASTVAGTQPSELETVKENFLIKKLGLADGPQLMEAINSVIETYGKSERNKYRAVVYYMLTKHFGKDSVYG from the coding sequence ATGGGAAAACGTGACGACCTGATCGCGCAGTACGCGGATGATCTGAAGAACAAATGTGGCATGACGCCAGACATGGACCTTTTGACCAAGGTCACTATCGGCTGCGGGCCCGCGATCTATAACGCTGATGCGTCCACTGTGGCAGGCACGCAGCCATCCGAACTGGAGACAGTCAAAGAAAACTTTCTGATTAAAAAGCTGGGCTTGGCCGATGGCCCCCAACTGATGGAAGCGATCAACAGCGTGATCGAAACCTATGGCAAATCCGAGCGTAACAAATACCGCGCGGTGGTTTACTATATGCTAACCAAACACTTTGGGAAAGACAGCGTTTACGGCTGA
- a CDS encoding NAD(P)H-dependent glycerol-3-phosphate dehydrogenase gives MSVSVLGAGAFGTALAISLAQKGAVTLWGRNPDHVVEMQANRTNTARLPGVDLPASMSLTSDIAQALAADVILLAVPMQRLAGFLTDHIPQSSTANLVACCKGFEVSTGRGPVTVIRDMVPQATAAILTGPSFAADIARGLPTALTLACADDAACQKLQQALTTQNLRLYRTTDTQGAELGGALKNVIAIACGVAIGAGLGQSARAALMTRGFSEMTRLARHLGAETATLAGLSGFGDLVLTCTSEQSRNYRLGLSLGVGNSFDPSTTVEGVATARAIVQMTQASGVDMPITHTVARLLDGEADVPTSMAALLSRPLKEE, from the coding sequence ATGAGCGTTTCTGTCCTTGGGGCAGGGGCCTTTGGCACCGCGCTGGCGATTTCTCTGGCACAGAAGGGTGCCGTGACCCTGTGGGGGCGCAATCCTGATCATGTGGTTGAAATGCAGGCCAACAGAACAAATACCGCGCGTTTGCCGGGTGTGGATTTGCCTGCATCTATGTCTCTAACAAGCGATATAGCGCAGGCGCTGGCCGCAGATGTGATCCTGCTGGCGGTTCCGATGCAACGGCTTGCCGGCTTTCTGACCGACCACATTCCGCAGAGCAGCACCGCCAATCTGGTCGCGTGCTGCAAGGGTTTCGAGGTTTCGACCGGACGTGGCCCTGTTACGGTGATCCGCGATATGGTGCCACAGGCCACCGCCGCGATCCTGACGGGCCCCAGCTTTGCCGCCGACATTGCGCGTGGGTTGCCAACCGCACTGACGCTGGCCTGTGCGGATGATGCGGCGTGTCAGAAGTTGCAACAGGCTCTAACAACGCAAAACCTGCGTCTTTACCGTACAACGGACACTCAGGGTGCCGAACTGGGCGGCGCGCTGAAGAACGTCATCGCCATCGCCTGCGGGGTCGCCATTGGCGCGGGACTGGGCCAAAGCGCGCGCGCTGCATTGATGACGCGGGGGTTCTCCGAGATGACCCGCCTTGCGCGACACCTTGGGGCCGAAACCGCAACGCTCGCAGGGCTGTCCGGTTTTGGCGATCTGGTGCTGACCTGCACGTCAGAGCAGTCGCGCAATTACCGGCTGGGTCTGTCGCTGGGCGTCGGAAACAGCTTTGATCCCTCGACCACGGTAGAGGGCGTCGCCACGGCCCGCGCGATTGTGCAGATGACGCAAGCCAGCGGAGTTGATATGCCGATTACACACACAGTTGCCCGCCTGCTGGACGGCGAGGCCGACGTGCCCACATCTATGGCGGCCCTGTTGTCGCGCCCACTGAAGGAAGAATGA
- the gyrB gene encoding DNA topoisomerase (ATP-hydrolyzing) subunit B — protein sequence MSENEQAPQEYGADSIKVLKGLDAVRKRPGMYIGDTDDGSGLHHMVYEVVDNGIDEALAGHADAVTVTIHEDSSVSVSDNGRGIPVGIHEEEGVSAAEVIMTQLHAGGKFDSNSYKVSGGLHGVGVSVVNALSDWLELRIWREGKEHIARFEGGYTAKHLEVVGDSNGKTGTEVRFLASTTTFSNLEYSFETLEKRLRELAFLNSGVRIILTDERPAEPLRSELFYEGGVKEFVKYLDRSKSSIMEDPIFISGERDEIGVEVAMWWNDSYHENVLPFTNNIPQRDGGTHMAGFRGALTRTINNYAQSSGIAKKEKVSFTGDDAREGLTCVLSVKVPDPKFSSQTKDKLVSSEVRPAVESLVNEKLAEWFEENPLQAKIIVGKIIEAALAREAARKARDLTRRKTAMDVNFLAGKLKDCSEKDPSKTEVFLVEGDSAGGSAQTGRDRQTQAILPLKGKILNVERARFDRMLGSQEIGNLVMALGTGIGRDEFNIDKLRYHKIVIMTDADVDGAHIRTLLLTFFYRQMPELIERGYLYIAQPPLYKVSRGKSEVYLKDQTAMEEYLINQGIDGAMLRQGNGEEISGADLARVVDHARQMRRVLEAFPTHYPRHILEQAAIAGAFSEGAVERDLQGVADRVAERLNLIALEYEKGWQGRITQDHGVRLARILRGVEEVRTLDGRILRGGEARKTGTFTQHLQDVYNMPAQLVRKDRSQMIYGPMDLLDAVLAEGEKGLSLQRYKGLGEMNPDQLWETTLDPDARTLLQVRVEDMAEADDLFTKLMGDVVEPRREFIQQNALNVENLDF from the coding sequence ATGTCCGAAAACGAGCAGGCGCCACAAGAGTATGGCGCGGATTCCATCAAAGTTCTCAAGGGCTTGGATGCTGTCCGCAAACGGCCTGGCATGTATATCGGTGACACTGACGACGGGTCGGGTTTGCACCACATGGTCTACGAGGTCGTGGACAACGGCATTGACGAGGCGCTGGCCGGTCATGCCGACGCAGTGACTGTCACAATCCACGAAGATTCCTCGGTTTCGGTCAGCGACAACGGGCGCGGGATTCCTGTAGGTATTCACGAGGAAGAAGGCGTTTCAGCTGCCGAGGTCATCATGACCCAGCTGCATGCGGGCGGCAAATTCGACAGCAACAGCTACAAGGTATCGGGCGGTTTGCACGGCGTTGGCGTCTCGGTTGTGAACGCGCTCAGCGACTGGCTGGAATTGCGCATCTGGCGCGAGGGCAAAGAGCACATCGCGCGGTTCGAAGGCGGCTACACTGCCAAGCATCTTGAAGTTGTTGGCGACTCCAACGGCAAAACCGGCACCGAAGTGCGCTTTCTCGCCTCGACCACCACATTCTCGAATCTGGAATATTCGTTCGAAACATTGGAAAAGCGCCTGCGCGAGCTGGCGTTCCTGAACTCAGGCGTGCGGATCATTCTGACGGATGAACGCCCCGCAGAACCCCTGCGGTCCGAACTGTTCTACGAGGGCGGCGTCAAGGAGTTCGTCAAATACCTTGACCGGTCGAAATCGTCGATCATGGAAGATCCGATTTTCATCTCGGGAGAGCGTGACGAAATCGGCGTCGAGGTCGCGATGTGGTGGAACGACAGCTATCACGAGAACGTCCTGCCCTTTACCAACAACATCCCCCAGCGGGATGGTGGCACCCATATGGCGGGCTTTCGGGGTGCGCTGACGCGGACAATCAACAATTACGCCCAGTCCAGCGGGATCGCGAAAAAGGAAAAGGTTTCGTTCACAGGCGATGACGCGCGCGAAGGTCTGACCTGTGTGCTGTCTGTCAAAGTGCCCGATCCAAAGTTTTCGTCCCAGACCAAGGACAAGCTGGTCAGTTCCGAAGTGCGGCCTGCTGTCGAGAGTCTGGTGAACGAAAAGCTGGCAGAGTGGTTCGAAGAAAACCCGCTGCAAGCCAAGATTATCGTCGGCAAAATCATCGAAGCCGCTTTGGCCCGCGAGGCCGCCCGCAAAGCGCGTGATCTGACGCGGCGCAAAACAGCGATGGATGTGAACTTTCTGGCGGGTAAGCTCAAGGATTGCTCGGAAAAAGACCCGTCCAAAACCGAAGTCTTTCTTGTCGAGGGTGACAGCGCCGGAGGGTCTGCACAGACGGGCCGTGACCGCCAGACACAGGCGATTTTGCCGCTGAAGGGTAAAATCCTGAACGTGGAACGCGCGCGGTTCGACCGGATGCTGGGCAGTCAGGAGATCGGCAACCTTGTGATGGCGCTTGGCACCGGCATTGGCCGTGACGAGTTCAATATCGACAAGCTGCGCTATCATAAAATTGTCATCATGACCGATGCGGACGTTGACGGCGCACACATCCGCACGCTGTTGCTGACGTTCTTTTACCGGCAGATGCCCGAGTTGATCGAACGCGGTTATCTCTACATCGCGCAACCGCCGCTGTACAAAGTGTCGCGTGGCAAGTCCGAGGTTTACCTCAAGGATCAGACTGCGATGGAAGAATACCTGATCAATCAGGGCATCGACGGCGCCATGCTGCGTCAGGGCAACGGCGAGGAAATCAGCGGCGCCGATCTGGCCCGTGTTGTCGATCACGCCCGCCAGATGCGCCGTGTACTGGAAGCGTTTCCAACGCATTATCCGCGTCACATTCTGGAACAGGCGGCAATTGCCGGTGCGTTTTCCGAAGGTGCGGTCGAGCGTGACCTGCAAGGTGTCGCCGACAGGGTGGCCGAGCGTCTGAACCTGATCGCGCTGGAATACGAAAAAGGCTGGCAGGGGCGCATCACTCAGGACCACGGCGTGCGTCTGGCCCGTATCCTGCGCGGCGTCGAAGAGGTGCGCACGCTGGACGGTCGCATTCTGCGCGGCGGCGAGGCTCGCAAGACCGGCACGTTCACGCAGCACCTGCAAGATGTCTACAACATGCCTGCACAGTTGGTGCGTAAGGACCGCAGCCAGATGATCTATGGGCCGATGGACCTGCTCGACGCCGTTCTGGCCGAGGGCGAAAAGGGTCTGTCGCTGCAACGCTACAAGGGTTTGGGTGAAATGAACCCCGACCAGCTGTGGGAAACCACGCTGGACCCGGATGCGCGGACGCTGTTGCAAGTGCGTGTCGAGGACATGGCCGAGGCTGACGACCTGTTCACCAAGCTGATGGGTGACGTGGTCGAACCGCGCCGCGAGTTCATCCAGCAAAACGCGCTGAACGTAGAAAATCTGGATTTCTGA
- the ahcY gene encoding adenosylhomocysteinase, which yields MANDYIVKDIALADYGRKELDIAETEMPGLMALREEYGESKPLKGSRIVGSLHMTIQTAVLIETLVALGADVRWASCNIFSTQDHAAAAIAASGVPVFAIKGQSLVEHWDYLDKSFMFEEGPNLILDDGGDATLYILLGARVEQGEDELIAIPKSEEEEAIFAQIKKRMAANPGWFTKMRSQIVGVSEETTTGVHRLYDLKKRGQLPFPAINVNDSVTKSKFDNKYGCKESLVDGIRRATDTMMAGKVAVVMGYGDVGKGSAASLRGAGARVKVTEVDPICALQAAMDGFEVVLLEDVVADADIFITTTGNKDVIRIEHMREMKDMAIVGNIGHFDNEIQVAALKNHKWTNIKEQVDMIEMPSGNRLILLSEGRLLNLGNATGHPSFVMSASFTNQVLAQMELWMRGDNYENDVYILPKHLDEKVARLHLAKIGVKLTKLDAEQAAYIGVAPEGPFKPEHYRY from the coding sequence ATGGCAAACGACTATATCGTCAAAGACATCGCACTGGCCGATTACGGACGCAAAGAACTGGACATCGCCGAAACCGAAATGCCCGGGCTGATGGCCCTGCGCGAGGAATATGGCGAAAGCAAACCGTTGAAAGGGTCGCGCATTGTCGGGTCGCTGCACATGACGATCCAGACCGCTGTGCTGATCGAAACGCTGGTGGCGCTGGGCGCTGACGTGCGTTGGGCTTCGTGCAACATCTTTTCGACCCAGGATCACGCTGCGGCGGCCATCGCGGCCAGCGGCGTGCCCGTTTTTGCGATCAAAGGCCAGTCGCTGGTCGAACATTGGGATTACCTCGACAAATCCTTTATGTTTGAAGAGGGTCCGAACCTGATCCTTGATGATGGCGGCGACGCCACGTTGTATATCCTTCTGGGTGCGCGCGTCGAACAGGGAGAGGACGAGCTGATCGCCATTCCCAAGTCAGAAGAAGAAGAAGCGATTTTTGCCCAGATCAAAAAACGCATGGCAGCCAACCCCGGTTGGTTCACCAAGATGCGCAGCCAGATTGTTGGCGTTTCCGAAGAAACCACGACGGGCGTTCACCGTCTGTATGATCTGAAAAAACGGGGCCAACTGCCCTTCCCTGCGATCAACGTGAATGACTCTGTGACCAAGTCGAAGTTCGACAATAAATACGGCTGCAAGGAATCGCTGGTCGATGGCATCCGCCGTGCCACCGACACTATGATGGCGGGCAAGGTCGCTGTCGTCATGGGCTATGGCGACGTTGGCAAAGGTTCGGCCGCATCGCTGCGCGGCGCGGGTGCCCGTGTGAAAGTGACCGAAGTCGATCCAATCTGCGCCCTACAGGCAGCGATGGATGGTTTCGAAGTTGTGCTGTTGGAAGACGTGGTTGCCGACGCAGATATCTTTATTACCACCACCGGCAACAAAGACGTAATCCGCATCGAGCACATGCGCGAGATGAAGGACATGGCGATCGTCGGCAACATCGGCCACTTTGACAACGAAATTCAGGTTGCCGCCCTGAAGAACCACAAGTGGACAAACATCAAAGAACAGGTGGACATGATCGAGATGCCAAGCGGCAACCGTCTGATCCTGTTGTCCGAAGGCCGCTTGCTGAACCTTGGCAACGCCACGGGTCACCCGTCGTTCGTGATGTCCGCCAGCTTTACCAATCAGGTTCTGGCGCAGATGGAACTGTGGATGCGCGGCGATAACTACGAAAACGATGTTTATATCCTGCCCAAGCATTTGGATGAAAAAGTCGCCCGTTTGCACCTTGCGAAAATCGGCGTGAAGCTGACCAAGCTGGATGCAGAACAAGCAGCCTATATCGGCGTCGCCCCTGAGGGACCGTTCAAGCCGGAACATTACCGCTACTGA
- a CDS encoding uroporphyrinogen-III synthase translates to MSRHRITLLMTRPEAGSHGFVAALPDAVTQSCEVVISPLIRIEPLTVDTPDCDAAVFTSAHGVAHAPQALGRRAFCVGNATTDAAAKAGWQAQHSGQDAETLVAALIAAQPQGRLVHFSGTHTRGDVVGHLRAAGLTADSVAVYDQVLLPLTEAAQNRLNGTNPVIVPLFSSRSALHFSQSTVGAAPLYLGAISAAAAANCADVDHVALQIARNPNRVSMIEVVQILLAQVLSA, encoded by the coding sequence ATGTCACGGCACCGGATCACGCTTTTGATGACCCGCCCCGAGGCCGGATCGCATGGCTTTGTCGCCGCCCTGCCCGATGCTGTGACGCAAAGCTGCGAGGTTGTCATATCGCCGCTGATCCGCATTGAACCACTGACGGTAGACACACCTGATTGCGACGCCGCTGTCTTTACCTCGGCGCATGGTGTGGCACATGCACCGCAAGCGCTTGGGCGGCGTGCGTTTTGTGTGGGTAACGCCACCACAGACGCTGCCGCAAAAGCAGGCTGGCAGGCACAGCACAGCGGGCAAGATGCCGAAACCTTGGTCGCCGCCCTGATAGCAGCACAGCCCCAAGGGCGGTTGGTACATTTTTCAGGCACCCACACGCGGGGAGATGTGGTAGGCCATTTGCGCGCCGCCGGTCTGACGGCTGACAGCGTTGCGGTTTATGATCAGGTGCTACTGCCGCTTACAGAAGCGGCACAAAACAGGCTGAATGGGACAAATCCTGTCATCGTTCCTCTTTTTTCTTCACGCAGCGCGCTACATTTCAGTCAGAGCACGGTGGGCGCTGCGCCGCTTTATCTGGGTGCGATCAGCGCGGCTGCTGCGGCAAATTGCGCAGATGTCGACCACGTGGCATTGCAGATAGCACGGAACCCGAACCGTGTTTCGATGATTGAGGTTGTGCAAATACTTTTGGCACAGGTGCTATCAGCTTGA
- a CDS encoding EVE domain-containing protein — protein MAYWLFKSEPSTWGWDDQLAKADAGEEWDGVRNYQARNFMREMKLGDRGFFYHSLKEKAVVGVVEVIAVAHPDSSTDDDRWECVDIKAVKSVKTPVTLDMIKADGRLDDMVLVRNSRLSVQPVTDVEWQIVCGLAGIDP, from the coding sequence ATGGCATATTGGCTGTTTAAATCGGAACCGTCCACCTGGGGCTGGGATGACCAACTGGCCAAGGCCGACGCGGGCGAGGAATGGGACGGCGTGCGCAACTATCAGGCACGCAATTTCATGCGCGAAATGAAACTGGGCGATCGGGGTTTTTTTTATCATTCTCTAAAGGAAAAAGCCGTGGTTGGCGTGGTCGAGGTGATCGCCGTGGCGCACCCTGACAGCAGCACCGACGATGACCGGTGGGAATGTGTGGACATCAAGGCGGTCAAATCCGTTAAAACACCTGTAACGCTGGACATGATCAAGGCTGATGGCCGTCTGGACGATATGGTTCTGGTGCGTAATTCGCGTCTGTCGGTGCAGCCGGTCACAGATGTGGAATGGCAGATTGTTTGCGGTTTGGCGGGGATTGATCCCTGA
- the tsaD gene encoding tRNA (adenosine(37)-N6)-threonylcarbamoyltransferase complex transferase subunit TsaD has product MNNDLTVLGIESSCDDTAAAVLRGRRVLSSVVLGQTSLHADFGGVVPEIAARAHAEKLDGVVRQALAEAGSNPSDIDAIAVTAGPGLIGGVVSGVMLAKGMAAALDVPLYGVNHLAGHALTPRLTDAIEYPYLLLLVSGGHCQFLCVSGPDEFRRLGGTIDDAPGEAFDKVARLIGLSQPGGPSIEHAATGGDAKRFALPRPLLDREGCDMSFSGLKTATLRARDKVIAEKGGLTEQDQADLSAGFQAAVADVLQEKCRRALVASGPVRALCVAGGVAANQTIRAALETVSNANSIPFIAPPLALCTDNAAMIAYAAIEQMQTREADGMDLSARPRMPLDTASQAMLGSGKKGAKA; this is encoded by the coding sequence ATGAACAACGATCTAACAGTGCTGGGCATCGAAAGCAGTTGCGACGATACGGCCGCGGCTGTGTTGCGGGGGCGGCGCGTGCTGTCTTCGGTGGTGCTGGGGCAAACCAGCCTGCACGCGGATTTCGGCGGTGTCGTACCCGAGATTGCGGCGCGTGCCCATGCGGAAAAGCTGGACGGCGTGGTGCGGCAGGCGCTGGCTGAAGCAGGCTCTAACCCAAGTGATATTGACGCAATTGCTGTCACCGCAGGGCCGGGATTGATCGGGGGCGTGGTGTCGGGTGTGATGCTGGCCAAAGGGATGGCGGCAGCATTGGATGTGCCGCTCTATGGTGTGAACCACCTGGCGGGCCATGCTTTGACGCCGCGCCTGACGGATGCGATTGAATATCCCTATTTACTGCTGCTGGTGTCGGGCGGGCATTGCCAGTTTCTGTGTGTTTCTGGACCTGACGAATTTCGCCGTCTTGGTGGCACCATCGACGACGCCCCCGGAGAGGCGTTCGACAAGGTTGCGCGGCTGATCGGCCTGTCACAGCCGGGTGGGCCGTCGATTGAACATGCAGCGACGGGTGGGGATGCCAAACGCTTTGCCCTGCCGCGTCCTCTGTTGGATCGTGAGGGGTGCGATATGTCGTTCTCGGGTCTTAAAACCGCAACATTGCGCGCGCGTGACAAGGTCATCGCGGAAAAGGGCGGGCTGACCGAACAGGATCAGGCTGATCTGTCCGCCGGATTCCAGGCCGCCGTCGCGGATGTCCTGCAAGAGAAATGCAGGCGCGCCTTGGTGGCCAGCGGTCCGGTAAGGGCACTGTGCGTTGCTGGTGGTGTGGCTGCAAACCAGACTATACGCGCTGCATTAGAGACTGTTTCGAACGCGAACAGCATCCCGTTTATTGCGCCACCCTTGGCTTTGTGTACCGATAATGCGGCAATGATTGCTTATGCGGCCATCGAACAGATGCAAACCCGCGAAGCTGACGGAATGGACCTGTCGGCCCGCCCCAGAATGCCACTGGACACCGCCAGTCAGGCGATGCTGGGCAGCGGCAAAAAAGGGGCCAAAGCATGA